In the genome of Calliopsis andreniformis isolate RMS-2024a chromosome 10, iyCalAndr_principal, whole genome shotgun sequence, one region contains:
- the Unc-104 gene encoding kinesin family member unc-104 isoform X9 yields MSSVKVAVRVRPFNNREIAREAQCIIEMTGNTTSILNPKAPPGTKDAVKSFNYDYSYFSMDPNDTNYSSQLMVYKDIGEEMLEHAFEGYNVCIFAYGQTGAGKSYTMMGKQEEGQEGIIPQICKDLFRKISRNSNESLKYSVEVSYMEIYCERVRDLLNPKNKGNLRVREHPLLGPYVEDLSKLAVMSYQDIHDLIDEGNKARTVAATNMNETSSRSHAVFTIFFTQQKQDSATGLVTEKVSKISLVDLAGSERADSTGAKGTRLKEGANINKSLTTLGKVISALAEIATKKKKKADFIPYRDSVLTWLLRENLGGNSKTAMIAAVSPADINYDETLSTLRYADRAKQIVCKAVVNEDANAKLIRELKEEIQKLRELLKQEGIDVQEGDEIIRANKREDDVKESRSRIPSHTTSTIAEEAVDQLQASEKLIAELNETWEEKLKRTELIRLQREAVFAEMGVAVKEDGVTVGVFSPKKTPHLVNLNEDPLMSECLIYYIKDGFTRIGSAEANIPQDIQLCGPHILSEHCVFENHEGIITLIPKKGALIYVNGCEVTEPVVLKTGSRVILGKNHVFRFNHPDQVRERREKGSPAETPGNGETVDWNFAQTELLENQGIDLKVEMEKRLLVLEEQWRKEKEEADQLFEEQRKSYEARIDALQRQVEEQSMTMSMYSSYTPEDFNNIEEDIFESNWTEREFQLAAWAFRKWKYHQFTSLRDDLWGNAIFLKEANAISVELKKKVQFQFTLLTDTLYSPLPPDLLPAVEDDEDEERPFPRTIVAVEVQDTKNGATHYWTLDKLRQRLELMREMYHNEAELSPTSPDFNIEAITGGDPFYDRFPWFRMVGRSFVYLSNLMYPVPLIHKVAIVNEKGDVKGYLRVAVQAVVEEENSEYSSGVRQSARISFEDDLFGGHKQNKRNTLLTQTLEKNRQILLHEERVVEGHNEQKDIKDEDDIGDADSGRGDSSVSSDMKEEDLPDHLQTGSEFTFRVTVLQAIGISTEYAEIFCQFNFLHRHDEAFSTEPVKNTGKGNPPGFYHVQNITVTVTKSFLEYLKTQPIVFKVFGHYQQHPLHKDAKMEYVRQPPKRMLPPSIPISQPVRSPKFGSVLPSPSTSHVHAKYDVLVWFEICELAPNGEYVPSVVDHSDDLPCRGLFLLHQGIQRRIRITIVHEPASELRWKDVRELVVGRIRNTPEPEEEDNDSSVLSLGLFPGEYLEVPGDDRTMFRFEAAWDSSLHNSALLNRVTAYGEQIFMTISAYLELENCGRPAIITKDLSMIIYGRDARVGPRSLKHLFSGSYRNQEANRLSGVYELVLRRSSEAGVQRRQRRVLDTSSTYVRGEENLHGWRPRGDSLIFDHQWELEKLTRLEEVERVRHTLLLREKLGIDKVPFCNKISHDFTKSEKEVCNMMAKATNESHASPVKLKRSTSKDVYEHCEMTEREKELAMKYIKLIQGRIPSKEPILLSDVSPGEDTMADMSTSMMSSVISSSSQELSSPERARLQELQDSILASEPNSQTCTIAPAPLGSSSPSKENLVLYVPEVEEIRISPVIARKGYLNVLEHKTNGWKKRWVAVRRPYVLIFREEKDPVERALINLATAQVEYSEDQLAMVKVPNTFSVVTKHRGYLLQTLGDKEVYDWLYAINPLLAGQIRSKLARKGPTAANNASPVGLAPPIDQQSNQNK; encoded by the exons atGTCGTCGGTAAAGGTGGCGGTGAGGGTACGGCCCTTTAACAATCGGGAGATCGCCCGAGAAGCACAATGCATCATCGAAATGACCGGCAACACCACTT CAATATTGAACCCCAAAGCACCACCGGGCACCAAGGATGCAGTCAAAAGCTTCAATTACGACTATTCTTATTTTTCCATGGAC CCAAATGACACAAATTACTCTTCACAATTGATGGTGTACAAGGATATTGGAGAAGAAATGCTCGAACATGCTTTTGAAG GATACAATGTCTGTATATTCGCCTACGGACAAACTGGCGCTGGCAAATCGTACACCATGATGGGTAAACAAGAAGAAGGTCAAGAAGGGATCATACCTCAAATTTGCAAAGACTTGTTCAGAAAAATTAGCCGCAATTCAAACGAATCGCTGAAATACTCGGTGGAAGTGAGTTATATGGAGATCTACTGTGAAAGGGTGCGGGATTTATTAAATCCCAAAAACAAAGGAAACCTCCGTGTACGAGAACACCCTCTTCTAGGACCATATGTCGAAGATCTATCAAAATTAGCTGTGATGTCTTATCAGGACATCCATGATCTCATAGACGAGGGTAACAAAGCAAG AACTGTAGCAGCCACAAACATGAACGAAACTTCAAGCAGATCTCACGCCGTGTTCACAATTTTCTTTACACAACAAAAACAGGACTCCGCGACCGGATTGGTAACAGAAAAGGTCAGCAAAATCTCGCTAGTCGATTTGGCAGGATCGGAAAGAGCCGATTCTACTGGTGCAAAGGGTACAAGATTAAAAGAAGGTGCAAATATCAACAAAAGTTTGACTACTCTTGGAAAGGTCATCAGTGCTCTTGCAGAAATT GCAactaagaaaaagaaaaaagccgATTTCATTCCTTATAGGGATTCTGTACTAACGTGGTTGTTGCGGGAAAATCTTGGTGGAAATTCAAAAACCGCAATGATTGCCGCAGTCAGTCCCGCAGACATCAACTATGACGAGACGCTCTCCACATTACG ATATGCCGATAGAGCGAAGCAAATAGTTTGTAAGGCCGTGGTCAATGAAGATGCCAACGCGAAGCTTATCAGGGAGCTCAAAGAGGAAATTCAAAAGTTACGAGAACTCCTCAAACAAGAGGGTATTGACGTGCAAGAAG GAGACGAGATCATCAGAGCAAATAAACGCGAGGACGATGTTAAAGAAAGTCGATCAAGAATTCCGTCACATACAACATCGACTATCGCGGAGGAGGCAGTGGATCAGTTGCAAGCTTCAGAAAAATTGATTGCTG AATTGAATGAAACGTGGGAAGAGAAACTAAAACGAACAGAATTAATTCGTCTTCAGCGTGAAGCAGTGTTCGCTGAAATGGGAGTTGCTGTAAAGGAGGATGGTGTCACAGTCGGCGTTTTTTCGCCAAAGAAAACTCCTCACTTGGTTAACTTGAACGAGGACCCTCTTATGTCCGAGTGTCTGATCTATTACATTAAAGATGGTTTCACGCGCATCGGTAGCGCTGAAGCTAACATACCACAAGATATTCAGCTTTGTGGCCCGCACATACTAAGCGAACATTGTGTCTTTGAGAATCACGAGGGTATTATTACCCTAATTCCGAAGAAAGGCGCTTTAATTTATGTAAACGGATGCGAAGTTACAGAACCTGTTGTTTTGAAGACTGGATCGCGTGTAATTTTGGGAAAGAATCATGTGTTCAGATTCAATCACCCAGATCAAG TTCGTGAACGAAGAGAGAAAGGGTCCCCCGCTGAGACACCTGGAAATGGAGAAACAGTTGACTGGAATTTCGCGCAGACAGAATTACTGGAGAATCAAGGAATTGATCTCAAAGTTGAAATGGAGAAAAGGCTATTGGTACTTGAAGAACAGTGGCGCAAGGAGAAAGAGGAAGCTGATCAATTGTTTGAAGAACAAAGGAAG AGTTATGAAGCCCGAATAGATGCATTGCAAAGACAAGTTGAAGAACAaagtatgactatgtctatgtatAGCAGTTACACACCCGAAGATTTCAATAATATTGAGGAGGATATCTTTG AGAGCAACTGGACCGAGAGAGAATTCCAACTGGCCGCTTGGGCCTTCCGCAAGTggaaatatcatcagttcacaagtCTTCGGGACGATCTCTGGGGCAATGCGATATTCCTCAAAGAGGCTAATGCTATTTCTGTCGAACTCAAAAAGAAG gTACAGTTCCAGTTTACTTTGCTTACGGATACACTTTACTCGCCTCTTCCTCCGGATTTACTACCTGCTGTAGAAGATGATGAAGATGAAGAAAGGCCATTCCCACGAACGATTGTGGCTGTAGAAGTTCAGGACACAAAgaatggagcaacacactattgGACACTTGACAAACTTAG ACAAAGACTTGAATTGATGCGAGAAATGTACCACAATGAGGCTGAACTCTCTCCTACATCCCCCGACTTCAATATCGAAGCTATTACTGGCGGAGATCCATTCTACGACCGTTTCCCTTGGTTCCGTATGGTTGGAAG ATCCTTTGTATATTTGAGCAATCTCATGTACCCTGTTCCCTTGATTCACAAAGTAGCAATAGTCAACGAAAAGGGAGACGTGAAAGGCTATTTGCGTGTAGCTGTACAAGCTGTTGTTG AAGAGGAAAACAGTGAGTACTCAAGCGGCGTCAGACAATCTGCTAGAATCTCTTTCGAGGACGATCTCTTCGGCGGACACAAGCAGAATAAACGTAACACGTTGTTGACCCAAACACTTGAGAAAAATCGACAGATCCTCTTGCACGAGGAACGTGTTGTTGAGGGCCACAACGAACAAAAGGACATCAAAGACGAGGATGATATTGGCGATGCCGACAGCGGTAGAGGAGACAGCTCAGTTTCCAGTGATATGAAGGAAGAAGATCTACcggatcacttgcaaactggttctgAATTTACATTCAGAGTAACCGTATTGCAAGCTATAGGCATTTCTACCGAATATGCCGAGATCTTTTGCCAGTTCAA TTTCCTACATCGGCACGATGAAGCCTTCTCAACAGAGCCCGTGAAGAATACAGGAAAAGGAAATCCACCTGGATTCTATCATGTACAAAAT ATTACGGTCACGGTAACGAAATCTTTCTTGGAgtatctcaaaactcaaccaattGTCTTTAAAGTTTTTGGACATTATCAACAACATCCTCTACACAAAGATGCTAAAATGGAATA TGTGAGACAGCCACCAAAACGGATGTTACCACCATCTATACCCATTAGCCAGCCTGTACGCTCGCCAAAGTTTGGAAGCGTCCTGCCATCGCCTAGCACTTCGCACGTGCATGCCAAATATGATGTGTTAGTTTGGttcgaaatctgtgaactggCTCCAAATGGCGAATACGTACCATCTGTAGTCGATCACAGCGATGATTTACCATGCCGTGGACTTTTCCTACTTCACCAAGGAATTCAACGCCGTATTCGAATTACCATAGTCCACGAACCTGCGTCTGAATTGCGATGGAAGGACGTAAGAGAGCTGGTTGTTGGACGTATCAGGAACACACCAGAACCGGAAGAAGAGGACAACGATTCATCCGTGCTCTCATTGGGTCTGTTCCCTGGTGAATATTTAGAAGTACCTGGAGATGATAGAACAATGTTCAGATTTGAAGCAGCCTGGGACAGTTCGCTCCACAATTCAGCCTTACTCAATAGAGTAACAGCATATGGAGAACAAATCTTCATGACTATTTCGGCATACCTAGAG TTGGAAAATTGTGGAAGACCAGCAATTATTACGAAAGATCTAAGCATGATTATCTATGGTAGAGATGCTAGAGTAGGACCACGCTCTCTTAAACACTTGTTCAGTGGAAGCTACCGCAATCAGGAAGCTAATCGACTTAGCGGAGTTTATGAATTGGTGCTACGTCGTTCTTCGGAAGCAG GCGTTCAAAGGCGACAGCGTCGCGTACTGGACACGAGTTCCACATACGTTAGAGGCGAAGAAAACCTTCACGGATGGAGGCCCAGAGGCGATAGCTTAATTTTCGACCATCAATGGGAACTTGAAAAATTAACGAGATTAGAAGAAGTGGAGAGAGTAAGACATACGTTATTGTTGCGAGAGAAACTTGGCATTGACAAAGTTCCATTCTGCAACAAAATATCGCACGATTTTACGAAGAGCGAAAAG GAAGTTTGTAACATGATGGCAAAAGCAACAAATGAGTCACACGCTAGCCCAGTAAAACTTAAACGTTCGACCAGTAAAGACGTTTACGAACATTGTGAAATGACCGAGAGGGAAAAGGAATTAGCTATGAAGTATATAAAACTGATCCAAGGTCGAATTCCAAGCAAAGAACCTATTTTACTCTCTGATGTTTCACCCGGAGAAGACACTATGGCCGACATGTCGACATCCATGATGTCCTCGGTGATATCTTCCTCGTCCCAAGA GTTGAGTTCACCGGAGAGAGCTAGACTGCAAGAATTGCAGGATAGTATATTGGCAAGCGAGCCGAACAGTCAAACTTGTACCATTGCACCGGCTCCATTAGGCTCTTCTTCCCCTTCGAAGGAAAACTTAGTACTCTACGTACCGGAAGTTGAAGAGATACGCATCAGCCCAGTCATCGCTCGTAAGGGATATCTGAATGTTCTTGAGCACAAGACTAACGGTTGGAAAAAACGCTGGGTG GCGGTACGAAGACCATATGTTCTAATCTTTCGAGAAGAAAAGGATCCCGTGGAAAGAGCTCTCATTAATTTAGCCACTGCTCAAGTTGAATATTCCGAAGATCAATTAGCTATGGTTAAAGTACCAAATACTTTCAG CGTCGTTACGAAACATCGAGGATATTTGCTGCAAACTTTAGGAGACAAGGAGGTGTACGATTGGCTTTATGCCATTAATCCTCTTCTCGCTGGCCAAATCAG GTCGAAACTAGCGCGCAAAGGGCCAACGGCCGCAAATAATGCTTCGCCTGTCGGTCTGGCTCCGCCAATAGATCAACAGTCGAACCAGAATAAGTGA
- the Unc-104 gene encoding kinesin family member unc-104 isoform X5, with translation MSSVKVAVRVRPFNNREIAREAQCIIEMTGNTTSILNPKAPPGTKDAVKSFNYDYSYFSMDPNDTNYSSQLMVYKDIGEEMLEHAFEGYNVCIFAYGQTGAGKSYTMMGKQEEGQEGIIPQICKDLFRKISRNSNESLKYSVEVSYMEIYCERVRDLLNPKNKGNLRVREHPLLGPYVEDLSKLAVMSYQDIHDLIDEGNKARTVAATNMNETSSRSHAVFTIFFTQQKQDSATGLVTEKVSKISLVDLAGSERADSTGAKGTRLKEGANINKSLTTLGKVISALAEIATKKKKKADFIPYRDSVLTWLLRENLGGNSKTAMIAAVSPADINYDETLSTLRYADRAKQIVCKAVVNEDANAKLIRELKEEIQKLRELLKQEGIDVQEGDEIIRANKREDDVKESRSRIPSHTTSTIAEEAVDQLQASEKLIAELNETWEEKLKRTELIRLQREAVFAEMGVAVKEDGVTVGVFSPKKTPHLVNLNEDPLMSECLIYYIKDGFTRIGSAEANIPQDIQLCGPHILSEHCVFENHEGIITLIPKKGALIYVNGCEVTEPVVLKTGSRVILGKNHVFRFNHPDQVRERREKGSPAETPGNGETVDWNFAQTELLENQGIDLKVEMEKRLLVLEEQWRKEKEEADQLFEEQRKSYEARIDALQRQVEEQSMTMSMYSSYTPEDFNNIEEDIFVNPLFDAESNWTEREFQLAAWAFRKWKYHQFTSLRDDLWGNAIFLKEANAISVELKKKVQFQFTLLTDTLYSPLPPDLLPAVEDDEDEERPFPRTIVAVEVQDTKNGATHYWTLDKLRQRLELMRHVYNEDSSPSTPEAKEDIFQCLTVYSNPKFSLANLLPSRQRLELMREMYHNEAELSPTSPDFNIEAITGGDPFYDRFPWFRMVGRSFVYLSNLMYPVPLIHKVAIVNEKGDVKGYLRVAVQAVVEEENSEYSSGVRQSARISFEDDLFGGHKQNKRNTLLTQTLEKNRQILLHEERVVEGHNEQKDIKDEDDIGDADSGRGDSSVSSDMKEEDLPDHLQTGSEFTFRVTVLQAIGISTEYAEIFCQFNFLHRHDEAFSTEPVKNTGKGNPPGFYHVQNITVTVTKSFLEYLKTQPIVFKVFGHYQQHPLHKDAKMEYVRQPPKRMLPPSIPISQPVRSPKFGSVLPSPSTSHVHAKYDVLVWFEICELAPNGEYVPSVVDHSDDLPCRGLFLLHQGIQRRIRITIVHEPASELRWKDVRELVVGRIRNTPEPEEEDNDSSVLSLGLFPGEYLEVPGDDRTMFRFEAAWDSSLHNSALLNRVTAYGEQIFMTISAYLELENCGRPAIITKDLSMIIYGRDARVGPRSLKHLFSGSYRNQEANRLSGVYELVLRRSSEAGSPGVQRRQRRVLDTSSTYVRGEENLHGWRPRGDSLIFDHQWELEKLTRLEEVERVRHTLLLREKLGIDKVPFCNKISHDFTKSEKEVCNMMAKATNESHASPVKLKRSTSKDVYEHCEMTEREKELAMKYIKLIQGRIPSKEPILLSDVSPGEDTMADMSTSMMSSVISSSSQELSSPERARLQELQDSILASEPNSQTCTIAPAPLGSSSPSKENLVLYVPEVEEIRISPVIARKGYLNVLEHKTNGWKKRWVAVRRPYVLIFREEKDPVERALINLATAQVEYSEDQLAMVKVPNTFSVVTKHRGYLLQTLGDKEVYDWLYAINPLLAGQIRSKLARKGPTAANNASPVGLAPPIDQQSNQNK, from the exons atGTCGTCGGTAAAGGTGGCGGTGAGGGTACGGCCCTTTAACAATCGGGAGATCGCCCGAGAAGCACAATGCATCATCGAAATGACCGGCAACACCACTT CAATATTGAACCCCAAAGCACCACCGGGCACCAAGGATGCAGTCAAAAGCTTCAATTACGACTATTCTTATTTTTCCATGGAC CCAAATGACACAAATTACTCTTCACAATTGATGGTGTACAAGGATATTGGAGAAGAAATGCTCGAACATGCTTTTGAAG GATACAATGTCTGTATATTCGCCTACGGACAAACTGGCGCTGGCAAATCGTACACCATGATGGGTAAACAAGAAGAAGGTCAAGAAGGGATCATACCTCAAATTTGCAAAGACTTGTTCAGAAAAATTAGCCGCAATTCAAACGAATCGCTGAAATACTCGGTGGAAGTGAGTTATATGGAGATCTACTGTGAAAGGGTGCGGGATTTATTAAATCCCAAAAACAAAGGAAACCTCCGTGTACGAGAACACCCTCTTCTAGGACCATATGTCGAAGATCTATCAAAATTAGCTGTGATGTCTTATCAGGACATCCATGATCTCATAGACGAGGGTAACAAAGCAAG AACTGTAGCAGCCACAAACATGAACGAAACTTCAAGCAGATCTCACGCCGTGTTCACAATTTTCTTTACACAACAAAAACAGGACTCCGCGACCGGATTGGTAACAGAAAAGGTCAGCAAAATCTCGCTAGTCGATTTGGCAGGATCGGAAAGAGCCGATTCTACTGGTGCAAAGGGTACAAGATTAAAAGAAGGTGCAAATATCAACAAAAGTTTGACTACTCTTGGAAAGGTCATCAGTGCTCTTGCAGAAATT GCAactaagaaaaagaaaaaagccgATTTCATTCCTTATAGGGATTCTGTACTAACGTGGTTGTTGCGGGAAAATCTTGGTGGAAATTCAAAAACCGCAATGATTGCCGCAGTCAGTCCCGCAGACATCAACTATGACGAGACGCTCTCCACATTACG ATATGCCGATAGAGCGAAGCAAATAGTTTGTAAGGCCGTGGTCAATGAAGATGCCAACGCGAAGCTTATCAGGGAGCTCAAAGAGGAAATTCAAAAGTTACGAGAACTCCTCAAACAAGAGGGTATTGACGTGCAAGAAG GAGACGAGATCATCAGAGCAAATAAACGCGAGGACGATGTTAAAGAAAGTCGATCAAGAATTCCGTCACATACAACATCGACTATCGCGGAGGAGGCAGTGGATCAGTTGCAAGCTTCAGAAAAATTGATTGCTG AATTGAATGAAACGTGGGAAGAGAAACTAAAACGAACAGAATTAATTCGTCTTCAGCGTGAAGCAGTGTTCGCTGAAATGGGAGTTGCTGTAAAGGAGGATGGTGTCACAGTCGGCGTTTTTTCGCCAAAGAAAACTCCTCACTTGGTTAACTTGAACGAGGACCCTCTTATGTCCGAGTGTCTGATCTATTACATTAAAGATGGTTTCACGCGCATCGGTAGCGCTGAAGCTAACATACCACAAGATATTCAGCTTTGTGGCCCGCACATACTAAGCGAACATTGTGTCTTTGAGAATCACGAGGGTATTATTACCCTAATTCCGAAGAAAGGCGCTTTAATTTATGTAAACGGATGCGAAGTTACAGAACCTGTTGTTTTGAAGACTGGATCGCGTGTAATTTTGGGAAAGAATCATGTGTTCAGATTCAATCACCCAGATCAAG TTCGTGAACGAAGAGAGAAAGGGTCCCCCGCTGAGACACCTGGAAATGGAGAAACAGTTGACTGGAATTTCGCGCAGACAGAATTACTGGAGAATCAAGGAATTGATCTCAAAGTTGAAATGGAGAAAAGGCTATTGGTACTTGAAGAACAGTGGCGCAAGGAGAAAGAGGAAGCTGATCAATTGTTTGAAGAACAAAGGAAG AGTTATGAAGCCCGAATAGATGCATTGCAAAGACAAGTTGAAGAACAaagtatgactatgtctatgtatAGCAGTTACACACCCGAAGATTTCAATAATATTGAGGAGGATATCTTTG TCAACCCCTTGTTTGACGCAGAGAGCAACTGGACCGAGAGAGAATTCCAACTGGCCGCTTGGGCCTTCCGCAAGTggaaatatcatcagttcacaagtCTTCGGGACGATCTCTGGGGCAATGCGATATTCCTCAAAGAGGCTAATGCTATTTCTGTCGAACTCAAAAAGAAG gTACAGTTCCAGTTTACTTTGCTTACGGATACACTTTACTCGCCTCTTCCTCCGGATTTACTACCTGCTGTAGAAGATGATGAAGATGAAGAAAGGCCATTCCCACGAACGATTGTGGCTGTAGAAGTTCAGGACACAAAgaatggagcaacacactattgGACACTTGACAAACTTAG ACAGCGTTTGGAGCTGATGCGACACGTGTACAACGAGGACTCGAGCCCCAGCACCCCGGAGGCTAAAGAGGATATTTTCCAATGCCTCACGGTCTACTCTAATCCGAAGTTCTCACTCGCAAATCTTTTGCCTTCGAG ACAAAGACTTGAATTGATGCGAGAAATGTACCACAATGAGGCTGAACTCTCTCCTACATCCCCCGACTTCAATATCGAAGCTATTACTGGCGGAGATCCATTCTACGACCGTTTCCCTTGGTTCCGTATGGTTGGAAG ATCCTTTGTATATTTGAGCAATCTCATGTACCCTGTTCCCTTGATTCACAAAGTAGCAATAGTCAACGAAAAGGGAGACGTGAAAGGCTATTTGCGTGTAGCTGTACAAGCTGTTGTTG AAGAGGAAAACAGTGAGTACTCAAGCGGCGTCAGACAATCTGCTAGAATCTCTTTCGAGGACGATCTCTTCGGCGGACACAAGCAGAATAAACGTAACACGTTGTTGACCCAAACACTTGAGAAAAATCGACAGATCCTCTTGCACGAGGAACGTGTTGTTGAGGGCCACAACGAACAAAAGGACATCAAAGACGAGGATGATATTGGCGATGCCGACAGCGGTAGAGGAGACAGCTCAGTTTCCAGTGATATGAAGGAAGAAGATCTACcggatcacttgcaaactggttctgAATTTACATTCAGAGTAACCGTATTGCAAGCTATAGGCATTTCTACCGAATATGCCGAGATCTTTTGCCAGTTCAA TTTCCTACATCGGCACGATGAAGCCTTCTCAACAGAGCCCGTGAAGAATACAGGAAAAGGAAATCCACCTGGATTCTATCATGTACAAAAT ATTACGGTCACGGTAACGAAATCTTTCTTGGAgtatctcaaaactcaaccaattGTCTTTAAAGTTTTTGGACATTATCAACAACATCCTCTACACAAAGATGCTAAAATGGAATA TGTGAGACAGCCACCAAAACGGATGTTACCACCATCTATACCCATTAGCCAGCCTGTACGCTCGCCAAAGTTTGGAAGCGTCCTGCCATCGCCTAGCACTTCGCACGTGCATGCCAAATATGATGTGTTAGTTTGGttcgaaatctgtgaactggCTCCAAATGGCGAATACGTACCATCTGTAGTCGATCACAGCGATGATTTACCATGCCGTGGACTTTTCCTACTTCACCAAGGAATTCAACGCCGTATTCGAATTACCATAGTCCACGAACCTGCGTCTGAATTGCGATGGAAGGACGTAAGAGAGCTGGTTGTTGGACGTATCAGGAACACACCAGAACCGGAAGAAGAGGACAACGATTCATCCGTGCTCTCATTGGGTCTGTTCCCTGGTGAATATTTAGAAGTACCTGGAGATGATAGAACAATGTTCAGATTTGAAGCAGCCTGGGACAGTTCGCTCCACAATTCAGCCTTACTCAATAGAGTAACAGCATATGGAGAACAAATCTTCATGACTATTTCGGCATACCTAGAG TTGGAAAATTGTGGAAGACCAGCAATTATTACGAAAGATCTAAGCATGATTATCTATGGTAGAGATGCTAGAGTAGGACCACGCTCTCTTAAACACTTGTTCAGTGGAAGCTACCGCAATCAGGAAGCTAATCGACTTAGCGGAGTTTATGAATTGGTGCTACGTCGTTCTTCGGAAGCAGGTAGCCCAG GCGTTCAAAGGCGACAGCGTCGCGTACTGGACACGAGTTCCACATACGTTAGAGGCGAAGAAAACCTTCACGGATGGAGGCCCAGAGGCGATAGCTTAATTTTCGACCATCAATGGGAACTTGAAAAATTAACGAGATTAGAAGAAGTGGAGAGAGTAAGACATACGTTATTGTTGCGAGAGAAACTTGGCATTGACAAAGTTCCATTCTGCAACAAAATATCGCACGATTTTACGAAGAGCGAAAAG GAAGTTTGTAACATGATGGCAAAAGCAACAAATGAGTCACACGCTAGCCCAGTAAAACTTAAACGTTCGACCAGTAAAGACGTTTACGAACATTGTGAAATGACCGAGAGGGAAAAGGAATTAGCTATGAAGTATATAAAACTGATCCAAGGTCGAATTCCAAGCAAAGAACCTATTTTACTCTCTGATGTTTCACCCGGAGAAGACACTATGGCCGACATGTCGACATCCATGATGTCCTCGGTGATATCTTCCTCGTCCCAAGA GTTGAGTTCACCGGAGAGAGCTAGACTGCAAGAATTGCAGGATAGTATATTGGCAAGCGAGCCGAACAGTCAAACTTGTACCATTGCACCGGCTCCATTAGGCTCTTCTTCCCCTTCGAAGGAAAACTTAGTACTCTACGTACCGGAAGTTGAAGAGATACGCATCAGCCCAGTCATCGCTCGTAAGGGATATCTGAATGTTCTTGAGCACAAGACTAACGGTTGGAAAAAACGCTGGGTG GCGGTACGAAGACCATATGTTCTAATCTTTCGAGAAGAAAAGGATCCCGTGGAAAGAGCTCTCATTAATTTAGCCACTGCTCAAGTTGAATATTCCGAAGATCAATTAGCTATGGTTAAAGTACCAAATACTTTCAG CGTCGTTACGAAACATCGAGGATATTTGCTGCAAACTTTAGGAGACAAGGAGGTGTACGATTGGCTTTATGCCATTAATCCTCTTCTCGCTGGCCAAATCAG GTCGAAACTAGCGCGCAAAGGGCCAACGGCCGCAAATAATGCTTCGCCTGTCGGTCTGGCTCCGCCAATAGATCAACAGTCGAACCAGAATAAGTGA